The proteins below are encoded in one region of Oligoflexia bacterium:
- a CDS encoding GYF domain-containing protein, producing the protein MVTENNGKIWYVVVNGKADGPHPIDEIQSRLKAGKLNYTDLVFRPGLTRWVPLAECAEFERRAESITQTSGKPDIPNDQDVNGWILLVKHTNAEGKENYIQSGPHLPDQIIEKLARGEVKYDDHAWQKGLKTWSSLGSIEEFERRSPMDHAKGPMPELSSPPLTSPELTVTEAPLIAATTAFDDEKTASAVETQNVAVASNLETIANEDVTPSTPKLHHRRRLIIATSGAVFGMALAFAGVQAYQQSLEQVAPPGIPERVVASQKTQVEVPSVQVPVHPEVQNPVEVPPSLKIVVLKPTSPKPQLLFETNLQGGAVIDLEITAELGAILKYPTFSLKKKITVVAGQMPSIDLAAENLPPGEYKASANAGTLLAQTKINLGVQDIAFKKKLAVFKKSVVKQALNEKKQLNRGVGFLTKSYSTMTAQYKKVKSSNNALLKKKWAASLNIWRKQHVKESQFVKEVNERTYNKYAYPDQLMRYKTLNKELFEIAKNYDQNIKTGRQIASAEVNVDQFKGRLGQLQKDIKRLKK; encoded by the coding sequence ATGGTTACGGAAAATAATGGGAAGATTTGGTACGTAGTTGTCAATGGTAAGGCTGATGGCCCTCATCCTATAGATGAAATTCAAAGTCGGCTTAAAGCTGGTAAATTGAATTACACTGATTTAGTTTTTAGACCCGGGCTTACGCGGTGGGTACCACTTGCAGAGTGTGCGGAGTTTGAAAGAAGGGCTGAATCTATTACTCAAACATCCGGCAAGCCCGATATTCCAAATGATCAAGATGTAAACGGCTGGATTCTGCTTGTGAAACATACAAATGCAGAAGGTAAAGAAAATTATATTCAAAGTGGCCCTCACTTACCTGACCAAATTATTGAAAAACTCGCACGGGGTGAGGTGAAGTACGACGATCATGCATGGCAAAAAGGTCTTAAAACATGGAGTTCCCTCGGGAGCATCGAAGAATTTGAACGAAGAAGCCCCATGGATCACGCCAAGGGACCCATGCCAGAGTTAAGTTCACCCCCATTAACTTCTCCAGAGTTAACTGTAACGGAAGCTCCTTTAATTGCCGCTACAACTGCTTTTGATGATGAAAAAACAGCGTCTGCAGTTGAGACTCAAAATGTTGCGGTAGCATCAAACTTAGAAACAATTGCAAATGAAGATGTAACGCCTTCAACTCCAAAACTTCATCATAGACGACGTCTCATCATTGCTACTAGCGGTGCAGTCTTTGGGATGGCACTTGCTTTTGCCGGGGTACAGGCTTATCAGCAGAGTTTAGAACAAGTTGCACCTCCCGGTATACCCGAGCGTGTTGTGGCAAGCCAAAAAACACAAGTTGAAGTGCCTAGTGTTCAGGTGCCCGTACATCCTGAAGTTCAAAATCCAGTAGAAGTACCACCAAGCCTAAAAATTGTGGTTTTAAAGCCCACGAGTCCTAAGCCTCAATTACTTTTTGAAACGAATTTACAAGGTGGGGCAGTTATTGATCTTGAAATAACTGCAGAGCTAGGTGCAATTTTAAAGTATCCGACATTTTCACTTAAGAAAAAAATAACTGTTGTTGCTGGGCAAATGCCTTCTATTGATTTGGCGGCTGAAAATCTACCGCCGGGAGAATATAAGGCTTCAGCTAATGCCGGAACTCTTTTGGCACAAACAAAAATTAATCTAGGCGTTCAAGACATTGCTTTTAAGAAAAAATTAGCGGTTTTCAAAAAATCCGTCGTGAAACAAGCCCTAAACGAAAAAAAGCAATTAAATCGCGGTGTGGGATTTTTAACAAAAAGTTACAGCACCATGACTGCCCAATATAAAAAAGTAAAAAGCTCAAACAATGCTTTACTTAAGAAAAAATGGGCGGCTTCATTAAATATTTGGCGTAAGCAGCATGTTAAAGAGTCTCAATTTGTAAAAGAAGTTAATGAAAGAACCTATAACAAGTATGCATACCCTGATCAACTGATGCGCTATAAAACGCTCAATAAAGAACTTTTCGAGATTGCTAAAAACTATGATCAGAACATTAAAACAGGACGTCAAATAGCTAGTGCGGAAGTCAATGTAGATCAATTCAAGGGTCGCCTTGGACAACTTCAAAAAGATATAAAACGTCTTAAAAAATAA
- a CDS encoding HU family DNA-binding protein, which translates to MNKAQLVEKIATESKITKAQTELLLDNTIEIIKKTVAKGDDVKLVGFGTFSRGKRKARTGRNPQTGAAITIPASRVPRFKAGKEFKEQVN; encoded by the coding sequence ATGAACAAAGCCCAACTCGTCGAAAAAATCGCCACTGAATCAAAAATTACAAAGGCTCAGACCGAATTGCTACTCGACAACACCATAGAAATCATCAAAAAAACAGTAGCCAAAGGCGACGACGTGAAACTAGTGGGTTTTGGAACATTCAGCCGCGGAAAACGAAAAGCACGCACAGGTAGAAATCCGCAAACAGGAGCAGCCATCACCATTCCTGCGAGCCGCGTTCCACGTTTTAAGGCTGGTAAAGAATTTAAAGAACAAGTGAATTAA
- the argS gene encoding arginine--tRNA ligase translates to MKKILATQLSSELNQSEQEIVTLLETPKDASHGDLAFPCFAQSKLLRKSPMIIAQEYAFKFEKNLPHGFKKAQNIGGYINFFYDEKFWIKTVFDEIQIKKLKLGDNLNIGAGKTAVFDYSSPNVAKPMSIGHLRSTVIGQALVNIHKAMGYKTIGINYLGDWGVQFGKLAWAHLNKTQLLKMAMTNSAQIIGNGFKDDLWAKLISDIETKTDTSFDYLYALYVVFHALAEFEPVLEDYGRDYFLRLENRQSSESKKDPLNTRIEETWKKFVDISLIEYNRVYELLGIQHDLIRGESFHEPELPGVVASLSQNGLLKMSEGAQIVDLDAYNMPPCLIQKSDGATLYATRDIAAASYRHDILKAQKLIYVVGAEQGLHFKQLFKVLELMGHDWAKDCVHVPFGLYRFKDGKMSTRRGNVVFLEDVLDRAVELVRQIIKEKNPDLKDPESVARAVGTGAVVFNDLMNDRVKNIDFDWTRLLDFNGDTGPYVQYTHVRCCSVISKWNKELPKIDEALELTEKLELEVIRTLGRFNDIVRLSYEQLKPNWIAQYLLDLSKAFNAFYYEHRILEGDLKVQNSRILLVDSTRLALRRGLELLGVQTPEAM, encoded by the coding sequence ATGAAAAAAATTCTAGCAACGCAACTGAGTTCTGAGCTCAATCAATCAGAACAAGAGATTGTCACGCTGCTCGAAACCCCCAAAGATGCATCTCACGGAGATTTGGCGTTTCCATGTTTTGCGCAGTCAAAGTTATTGCGCAAGTCGCCTATGATTATTGCTCAAGAATATGCATTTAAATTTGAAAAAAACTTACCCCATGGTTTTAAAAAAGCTCAGAACATCGGAGGATACATAAATTTTTTCTATGATGAAAAATTCTGGATTAAAACTGTTTTTGATGAAATCCAAATCAAAAAATTAAAGTTAGGGGACAATCTTAATATTGGTGCTGGTAAAACCGCTGTGTTTGACTACTCATCACCAAACGTTGCAAAGCCTATGAGTATTGGCCATTTACGTTCTACTGTTATTGGGCAAGCGTTGGTGAACATTCATAAAGCCATGGGTTATAAAACAATCGGCATTAATTATTTGGGTGATTGGGGAGTGCAATTTGGCAAATTAGCTTGGGCTCATCTCAATAAGACCCAGCTTCTCAAAATGGCCATGACAAATTCAGCTCAAATCATTGGAAATGGTTTTAAAGACGATCTTTGGGCTAAACTTATTAGCGATATCGAAACAAAAACTGATACTTCATTTGATTATCTCTATGCCCTCTATGTTGTTTTTCATGCCCTTGCGGAATTTGAACCTGTTTTAGAAGATTATGGACGTGATTATTTTTTGCGACTTGAGAACAGACAAAGTTCAGAGTCAAAAAAAGATCCTCTTAACACACGCATAGAAGAGACATGGAAGAAATTCGTCGATATCTCACTTATTGAATACAATAGAGTCTATGAACTTTTGGGCATTCAACATGATCTCATTCGTGGTGAATCATTTCATGAGCCAGAACTACCTGGAGTTGTAGCATCGCTGAGTCAAAATGGCTTACTTAAGATGAGTGAAGGTGCGCAAATCGTTGACCTTGACGCTTACAATATGCCTCCTTGTTTAATTCAAAAATCTGATGGTGCAACTCTTTATGCGACTCGCGACATTGCCGCTGCAAGCTATCGGCATGATATTCTTAAAGCGCAAAAACTTATTTATGTCGTAGGTGCAGAACAGGGTCTGCATTTTAAGCAGCTCTTTAAGGTTTTAGAGCTCATGGGGCATGATTGGGCAAAAGATTGTGTGCATGTCCCATTTGGACTTTATCGATTTAAAGATGGAAAAATGTCAACCAGACGCGGCAATGTTGTTTTTTTAGAAGATGTTCTTGATCGTGCTGTTGAACTCGTTAGGCAGATCATTAAAGAAAAAAATCCAGATCTTAAAGACCCCGAATCAGTGGCTAGGGCTGTTGGAACGGGGGCCGTAGTGTTTAATGATTTGATGAATGATCGGGTTAAAAATATAGATTTTGATTGGACCAGGCTTTTAGATTTTAACGGCGACACGGGGCCCTATGTTCAATACACACACGTGAGGTGTTGTAGTGTTATTAGTAAATGGAACAAAGAACTTCCCAAAATCGATGAAGCTTTAGAATTAACTGAGAAGCTTGAATTGGAAGTAATTCGAACTTTAGGAAGATTCAATGACATTGTAAGGCTCTCTTATGAACAACTTAAACCAAACTGGATTGCGCAATACCTCCTAGACTTAAGTAAAGCGTTTAACGCTTTTTATTATGAGCATCGTATTCTTGAAGGTGACTTGAAAGTTCAAAATTCTCGCATATTGCTTGTTGATTCCACTCGCCTTGCACTTCGTCGAGGTCTAGAGCTCTTAGGAGTTCAAACACCAGAAGCAATGTAA
- a CDS encoding tetratricopeptide repeat protein — MATRVMVIWVLSLLVMWAGVYGYFSTYYNGVEFEKHRVASLEKRLNRSYRHFAKLQMSFSEYKDAMVVAGLKINNHTKWTDVTRSIASVVSDPQYKKIPLPQPGTPLFLKARKIFSAGDFLRASEILDDFISKYSDHPALPEAGHLLAESYFYLDQQENAVKMIDYVLTHFPETEFAGYGLLRLGKIFEKQERLEEAVEMYQVVIDNYDKSNSANLARKYIKELNL; from the coding sequence ATGGCCACCAGGGTCATGGTTATTTGGGTTTTATCTCTGCTGGTGATGTGGGCCGGAGTGTATGGCTATTTCTCAACGTATTATAATGGCGTTGAGTTTGAAAAACATCGCGTTGCAAGTTTAGAAAAACGTCTCAATCGTAGTTACCGTCATTTTGCAAAACTTCAAATGAGCTTTAGTGAATATAAAGATGCCATGGTCGTTGCGGGTTTGAAAATCAACAACCATACCAAGTGGACAGATGTCACACGTTCAATTGCAAGTGTTGTTTCGGATCCCCAATATAAAAAAATTCCTCTACCACAACCCGGAACACCCTTATTTCTAAAAGCTAGAAAGATATTTAGCGCAGGGGATTTTTTAAGAGCGTCAGAAATATTAGATGATTTTATTTCAAAGTATTCAGATCATCCAGCTTTGCCTGAGGCAGGTCATCTTCTAGCGGAAAGTTACTTCTATCTTGATCAACAAGAAAACGCTGTGAAGATGATCGACTATGTATTAACGCATTTTCCTGAGACTGAATTTGCGGGCTATGGACTTTTGCGATTAGGTAAAATATTTGAAAAACAAGAGCGACTTGAAGAAGCAGTTGAGATGTATCAAGTTGTAATTGATAATTATGATAAATCAAATTCAGCAAATCTTGCTCGCAAATATATCAAGGAACTTAATTTATGA